From a single Oncorhynchus tshawytscha isolate Ot180627B linkage group LG29, Otsh_v2.0, whole genome shotgun sequence genomic region:
- the tnfrsf11a gene encoding uncharacterized protein tnfrsf11a, with protein MRVHFSTSWIFQGWIIHLVLTLCAQRALSRPTCSQQQYLKEKRCCSRCEPGSYVFAECAGYSDTKCRPCGSDEYQPDWTNETKCLPQKFCDTGKGFNRVRPSNRLAAVPCQCKPGFQCSPINCEFCEKIPTCGPGYGLETDTESGRRTCVACKRGHFSPNTSMEPCSLWTNCNGLGKSDKQTGSDQTDAVCGPHLSGASTSWVLLWVLSVITVLCLLILLLYCYKEKLRLLSVNLRSCVQNLKRTRIQQETLAPLYHSGVVGGGLEGQSGTLRETTCLIGLAHSPSETPHTCPTATPGDRVKLPPTKEMEEERREEEDEGVGSEGSGEAEEVSEDGVSEDVCVSPLWAGSCVCVLSVREPLEVGDNEDCSQAVNPGTLGTCSCGGEGESKGGEKDERKDGGRERAKVVEGLQVKSSERSSHTSSPFSLSPTSSSLSPADHSCDLYPPLTQVRSEVKGQLIDSSQRKGEELYRLNCSISSTLTTKATPPLTSAISPYPSVTSVTVGDRQSELTSEASSSEQNQGLSWRDIGGNKLSSGGSELDCAPESLQSQLTEPALTSGQVTGNNNTTFISSGQVMNFNADVIVVYVSQTSLGNEGEGPDDAFGSPVQEQANERAPMFQSSISSKSVSHSSVASSVNSITHNPLRQEDNLPVQEVTDQWPREN; from the exons AGAGCCCTGTCTAGACCCACCTGTTCCCAGCAGCAGTACCTCAAAGAAAAGAGATGTTGCAGCAGGTGTGAACCAG ggtcCTATGTGTTTGCAGAGTGTGCTGGTTACTCTGACACAAAGTGTCGTCCGTGTGGCAGTGATGAGTACCAGCCTGACTGGACCAACGAGACCAAGTGTCTGCCTCAGAAGTTCTGTGACACAG GTAAGGGCTTTAACCGTGTGAGGCCCAGTAACCGCCTGGCTGCAGTACCCTGTCAGTGTAAACCTGGTTTCCAGTGTTCTCCCATCAACTGTGAGTTCTGTGAGAAGATTCCTACCTGTGGACCAGGATATGGACTGGAGACTgacacag AGTCGGGCAGGAGAACTTGTGTTGCGTGCAAGAGAGGACATTTCTCTCCCAACACCTCTATGGAACCATGCAGTCTGTGGACCAA TTGTAACGGTCTGGGGAAGAGTGACAAGCAGACTGGGAGCGACCAGACTGATGCTGTATGTGGACCCCATCTCTCTGGTGCCTCTACCTCCTGGGTCCTACTGTGGGTTCTGTCAGTCATCACTGTCCTTtgtctcctcatcctcctgctCTACTGCTACAAGGAAAAACTTCGACTACTCTCAG TGAATTTACGATCATGTGTCCAGAATTTGAAAAGGACCAGGATACAGCAG gAGACTCTGGCCCCTCTCTACCACAGTGGCGTCGTGGGAGGGGGACTAGAGGGTCAGAGTGGCACTCTGCGTGAGACAACCTGTCTTATTGGCCTGGCTCACAGCCCCTCAGAAACCCCACACACCTGTCCTACAGCTACACCTGGTGACCGGGTCAAACTGCCACCCAccaaagagatggaggaggagaggagggaggaggaggatgagggggtgGGGAGTGAGGGGTCAGGGGAGGCAGAGGAGGTTTCTGAGGATGGTGTgtcagaggatgtgtgtgtgtctccactgTGGGctggctcctgtgtgtgtgtgttgtctgtcagGGAACCATTAGAGGTAGGGGATAATGAAGACTGTAGCCAGGCTGTCAACCCTGGAACCCTCGGGACCTGCTcctgtggaggagagggggagagcaaggggggagagaaggatgaaaggaaagatggagggagggagagggccaaGGTGGTAGAGGGTCTGCAAGTGAAGAGCTCTGAGAGGAGCAGCCatacctcctcccccttctccctctctcccacctcctcctctctctcccccgctgaCCATTCATGTGACCTCTACCCACCGCTGACCCAagtcaggtcagaggtcaaaggtcagctTATTGACAGCTcacagaggaaaggggaggagctATACAGACTGAACTGCAGCATAAGCTCCACCCTCACCACAAAAGCCACGCCCCCTTTGACCTCCGCAATATCTCCTTACCCCTCGGTGACCTCTGTAACTGTGGGTGACCGGCAGTCCGAGCTGACCTCTGAAGCCTCCAGCAGTGAGCAAAACCAGGGACTTTCTTGGAGGGACATTGGGGGAAACAAGCTCTCGTCTGGGGGCTCGGAGCTGGATTGTGCCCCTGAGAGCCTCCAGAGTCAACTCACGGAACCAGCACTCACCTCAG gtcaggtGACAGGGAACAACAACACCACCTTTATCTCTAGTGGTCAGGTGATGAACTTCAACGCTGACGTCATCGTCGTCTACGTCAGCCAGACGTCTCTAGGCAACGAGGGGGAGGGGCCAGACGATGCGTTCGGAAGCCCCGTTCAGGAACAGGCCAATGAGAGAGCTCCGATGTTCCAGAGTTCCATCTCCTCCAAAAGTGTCAGCCATTCGTCAGTGGCGTCCTCAGTAAACTCCATTACCCATAACCCCCTACGGCAGGAGGACAACCTGCCGGTTCAGGAAGTGACTGATCAGTGGCCGAGAGAGAATTGA